In Prochlorococcus marinus CUG1415, the sequence CTTGCGATTGATTTCGTAAAAAATAACCCCGATTGGAAATTGAGCCTTCAAACTCACAAATACTTAAAAATTAAATGAAATCATATGACTCTTAAAAATAAATCGATAGTAGTTTTATTATCTGGAGGTTTAGATTCTTCTACAGTTACTGGTATCGCAAAAAAATCCGAAGCTAAAATTTTTGGCCTTTCATTTGACTACGGTCAACGTCATAAAAAAGAATTATATTCTGCATCAATAATTGCAAAGCACTTTGATATCGAAGAATTTAATATCATTAAGCTTGACTTATCTCTATGGGGAGGGTCTTCATTAACTGATACTCAAAAACATATTCCTATAGAAGGAGTACAAACTAATAAAATACCTAATACTTATGTTCCTGGAAGAAATACTATATTCATTTCCGTTGCACTAAGTTACGCCGAGGCAATAGATGCTGATTTTATAGGATTAGGAGTTAATGCACTGGATTATTCTGGTTATCCAGATTGCAGACCTGACTACATTAAAAAATTTCAAGAATTAGCAGATTTAGCCAATAAAAGAGGAAGAGAAAATAACCCAATAAAACTTTGGACACCACTATTAGATTTAAATAAAGAGGAAATTATTAAATTAGCTTTTGATAATCATGTCCCTTTAGATAAAACATGGAGTTGTTATTCAGGTAATTCAAAACCATGCGGTAAGTGTGATAGCTGCAGAATTAGAAATGCCGCTTTTGAAAAATGGCTCAACAACAATAATAAAAAATGAAAATAAAAAAAATAATTCTAGAAAACTGGATAGATCCAGCACTGATTACGCATCATCTAACAAAAAAATTCGGAGAAAAAGGATTAGCTTGGCTAGACAGTGATGCTAAAGAAAATGGGGCATGGTCAATAATAGGAATTAAACCTAAAAAAATAATCGAATCAAGAGATATCAATAACTTAGACAAAACTAATAATCCCTTTAACAATTTAAAAAATATTGAAAAAGGATTTTGGATCGGATGGTTAAGTTATGAAGCTGGAGTATACATAGAACCAAAAAACCCATGGCGACAATCTGATATGGCAACTTTATGGATTGCATCATATGATCCAATTATTAAATGTAATCTAATAAAAAAAGAAATAATTATCGAAGGCACAAACTCATATGAACTGATGAATTATAAAAATATAATCAACAATATAAAAACTATTGAAGAAGAAAATATTTTTAAAGCAAATTTGAATTTTGATTTTTCAAAAATTAATTTGGACGTAATGGCTGACAAATTTCAAAAAGATATTTTAGAATTGAAAAACTTAATTTCTTTAGGGGATTTATTTCAAGCAAACCTTACAACTAAATGCGAAATTGAATCTTCCAAAAACTATAGTCCTCTAGATATTTATTTAAAAATAAGAAGGAAATTAAGAGCTCCCTTTGGAGGAATAATAGTAAATAATAATCGTAATTATAAAGAGGCGGTATTATCTACCTCGCCAGAAAGATTTATAAAAATAGATAATAAAAATTTTGTAGAATCAAGACCTATCAAAGGAACTAGATCCAGAGATAAGGATTTAAATCAAGATGCATTTAATGCTATCGATTTAATAACGAACGAAAAAGATAGAGCCGAAAATATTATGATTGTTGACCTAATAAGAAATGATTTAAGTAAAGTTTGCGAAACAGGAAGCATTATGGTGCCAGAAATATTAAAACTTGAAAGTTTCTTAAAAGTTCATCATCTAACTTCAGTAATCAGAGGCAAATTAAAAAAAGACAAGAACTGGATTGATTTACTAAAAGCTTGTTGGCCTGGGGGTTCTATAACTGGAGCTCCTAAATTAAGATCATGCCAGAGACTTTTTGAATTAGAAGAATCTGAACGCGGGCCATACTGTGGCTCATTTTTGAAGCTTGACTGGAATGGAGAGTTTGACAGCAATATACTAATAAGATCATTTTTAATTAAAGACAAAAAAATCAATATATACGCTGGTTGCGGAATAGTTATTGACTCTAATCCTGAAGAGGAAACTAATGAACTAAAGTGGAAACTTTTACCATTAATTGATTCACTAAAATGATAGAAACATTAGGCTGGTACAAGGATCAATGGTTAGATCTTGATAGAATATTTATTACTGCTAATAATAGAGGATTAAAATTTGCTGATGGTATATTTGAAACCATTTTGATAAAGGAAAACAAACCTGTTCTTTTTGATGAACATCTGAAAAGGTTAGAAAAAAGCAGCAAAATTTTGAATATTAATCTTAAAATAAATAAATTAACTTTGCAACAACTGATTAATGATGGAATTAGAAAGTTATCTCTTCAAAATGATCAATTTGCTTCAGTAAGGATAAATTATAGTAGAGGAGCTAATAAAGATCGAACACTAAGAATTACTAGTACTGTAGAGACAAAAGACTTAGATAATTTATGGCTTGAGTTCTTTCGAATAAAACCTAATTTTTCTCCTATAAGCGTTTTTATTAGTCAAATAGAAAAAAGAAATGAATTCAGTCTTATAAGTAAATGCAAAACATTTTCATATACTCAAGCAATACAAATTTTGAGAGAGGCCAATGAAAAATCTTTTGATGATTCTATTTTGTTGAATACATCCGGTGAACTTTGTTGTGGAAGCACATTTAATCTCCTAATTAAAAGAAATAATCAATGGATAACACCTAGAAAAGAGAGTGGCTGTTTAGAAGGGATTATGGTTGCTAAGGCTTTGAAATTGAAACTTGTCAAAGAAGAATTAATTTTCCCAGAATTTCAAGATGATGACATAATAGTTGCAATTAATAGCTTATCTTGTCGGCAAATTCATCAGGTTAATGATTTAAAGCTTAGAACTAAATTCGATCCTATTTATTTTTGGGATTTATTATATAATTGAACTTTATTAATATCCGACAAATAGACATCAGATACTTTAGTTATATTGTTATTAACCTTAAATTCAACAATCTTTCCAATTATAATTATCGATGGAGATAAAAATTCTTTATCTTTTATTGTAATTGCAAGATGCTCTAATTTCTCAATAAAACATTTTTGGTTTTTCAAAGTAGCTTCTTGAATTACGGCACATTTAGTATGCCTACTTAAGCCACCTAAAATTAATTCTTCCACAATAAATTCGATATTTTTTATACCCATAAAAATTACCAAGCTATCTGAAGATTTAGCTAAATCTCTCCAATTGACGCTCTTTTTTTCCTTATCTACATTTTCATGACCAGTCACGAAAGTTACAGAACTCGCAGCATCTCTATGAGTCAGTGGAATACCAAAATATGTAGGAGCAGCTATACCAGAAGTTATACCAGGGACTATTTCAACTGAAACTCCATTCTTTTCTAAGAAAGACACTTCTTCACCACCCCTAGAAAAAACGAATGGATCTCCCCCTTTAAGCCTTACAACATTTTTACCTTCTTTTGCCAATTTTAAAATAAGAGCATTAGTTTCAGCCTGAGGTACAGAACACTTCCCAGCTCTTTTGCCGACATGAAAAATTTCTGTATTTTTTCTTGCCTCTTTTGTTATTTCATCTGGGATTAAGGCATCATGAACTAATGCATCACATTTTTTTATTAGACGTAAAGCTTTGAGAGTTAAAAGCTCAGGATCACCAGGACCTGCTCCAACTAAATAAACAATGCCAGGCACATTAATCTCCATTAACAAGTATGGTAGTAGAAGTTAATCAGTAATGAAGGTAAATATTGTGAAAGAAAGTTTATTGAAACCAAACAAAAAATTTACTCTCCTTAGTGCTTTTGTCACTCTTCTAAATGATCGATTAAGTGAAAGTATCCTGTTACCCATTTTACCCTCTTTTGTTTTACTTTTTGACTCTAAAGCTAGTACATATGGCTTATTATCATGTACTTATCAATTAGCTCAATTTACAGCTTCTCCTTTTATAGGAGTTATGAGTGATAGATACGGGAGAAGACCAGTAACTCTTTTTTGTATAACTGGCTCAATAATAGGAATTTCAATATTATCCTTTACAGTTCTTTTTAATTGGTCAAATTCTATAGCATCTATCCCTTTATTATTATTATTCCTAGCAAGACTTATTGACGGTTTAAGTGGTGGGACTGCAGCCACAGCAACAACTATTCTTGCAGATATTTCAAGCCCTGAAAAAAGAGCAAAAACATTTGGACTGATTGGTGTAGCTTTTGGTTTAAGTTTTTTCTTGGGAAATATTTTCGTTGTAATTTTTGCGAAAAATACAAATAATGATTTTATTATTCCAGTTTTGATAGCTTCAATTATTCCAATAATAAACTTTCTCTTAGTCTTCTTCTACTTACCAGAAACAAAACCAAATAGTGCTTCAAATAAATTAAAAACAATTCTTAAAAATCCCTTAAGACAGCTATTTACAGTATTCAAAGAAGAAAAAATTAGAAAATTATCATTAGCATTTTTTATTTATTTTATTGCTTTTACTGGATTAACAAATATCCTAATTTTTTTCCTTCAAGAATCTTTAGGCTGGACAACCAAGTCATCAAGTGGAACTCTTGTGGTTGTAGGAATTATTGCCATTATTGTTCAAGGAGGACTTATTGGGCCTCTAGTAAAGCAATTCGGAGAAATGAGATTAACACTTATAGGATCAGGCTTCATTCTTGTAGCATGTTCACTTTTAATAACAGCTCCACAAGAAAATGCAATAATTAATATTTATTCAGCTGTGTCATTTTTAGCCGTTGGGGCGGGTTTAATTACGCCTACCTTGAGAGCACTAATATCAAAGAAATTAGACGATGATAAACAAGGATCAATTCTAAGTAACCTTCAAGGCCTTCAGAGTCTTGGGGGGGTTTTAGGAATAGCAATGGCTGGGAGAGTTTATGATAGCTTTGGTCCTAAATCACCCTTTATAGCTGGTTCCATTATCCTAATTTTCATGATATACCTTATAGCAGAGGGTAAAAATAATAATTCTTTTAACGATCAAAAAACAAAAGTATTTTAATGCAAAACCAGGCTGATGTTTTTATTAATAGAGAATTAAGTTGGATTGAATTCAATAAAAGAGTACTCCTAACTGGTATGGAAAAAGAGTACAAAATCCTAGATAAAGTGAAATTTTTTTCAATTTTTAGCAATAATCTTGATGAATTTTTTATGGTAAGAGTAGCTTCATTAAAGGCTCAAGTTGAAGCAGGAATTACTAAAAAAAGTATTGATGGACTTACCCCTAAAGAGCAATTAACAAAAATCAACAAAGAAGTAAAAAATTTAACTACTCTTCAAGAAAACTATGTAAATAATGAATTAAATAATGAACTAAAAAAACAGGGCATAACTTTAAAAAAATATAAGGATCTCAGTGAAAATCAAAAAAATTGGTGTAATAACTTCTTTACTTCATCTATATTTCCTTTATTAACGCCATTGGTTGTTGATCCTTCACATCCATTCCCATTTATAAGTAATTTAAGTCTAAACTTAGCGGCTTTAATAAAGGATGAGGAAAATTCTAAAAATCAGTTTGTCAGAATAAAAATACCAACAAAAAATATAAATCGATTCATACAAATTCCTAATACACTTTTTCAAAGTAGTGATGAAAATTCTCACTTTTTCATAAGTGTTGAAGATTTGATTGGGAATAATATCAATACTTTATTTAATGGAATGGTTTGTATTAATTACTCTTTTTTTAGAGTGACAAGAGATGCAGATTTAGAATTAAAAGAACTTGAAGCAGATGATCTCCTTTTAGCAGTTGAACAAAGTTTGCAGAAGAGAAGATTAGGAGGAGACGTAGTTAGATTAGAAGTTGAATCAGATATGCCAGAAAACATTCTCAAATTACTCATTGAAAGTATCTCAATACAAGAAGAATATATATACTTTTCCAAAAGTTTATTAGGCCTTGACGATTTAAATCAGCTTACAAAAATTAGTAGAGATGATTTAAAAGAAAATCTGCTAATTGGGAAAACTCACCCGCAATTAAAAAATCTAGATTCGCCTTCAAACAAAAACTTAAATTCTATTTTCAAGATACTTAGGAAAAATAATATTCTGCTTCATCATCCATACGACTTATTTAAAACTTCAGTTGAAGAATTTATAAACAGAGCAGCTGATGATCCTTGTGTGATGGGAATAAAAATAACTTTATATCGAGTTTCAAAGGATTCTCCTATAATCGCTGCTTTAATGAGAGCTGCAGAAAATGGGAAAGAAGTAATGACTCTTGTGGAACTAAAAGCAAGATTTGATGAAGATAATAATATTCAATGGGCAAAACAACTTGAACAAGCTGGGATTCATGTCGTATATGGAATCATAGGATTTAAAACTCATACAAAAATAGCTTTAATAGTTCGAAAAGAAAAAAGACGATTAAGAAATTATTTTCATATTGGAACAGGAAATTACAACTCTAATACTTCAAGGTTTTATACAGATTTAGGATTACTCTCAACAGATCCTGATATTGCATCAGATTTACTTGAGTTATTTAATTACTTATCAGGTTTTTCTAAACAAAAAATTTATCAAAAATTATTAGTTTCTCCTTCATCAATGAGAGAAAAATTTATATTTCTCATAAAGCGAGAAATTAAAAATGCAGAGGAAGGTCAAAAAGCTGAAATAATTGCAAAAATGAATTCTTTAGTAGACCCAGAAATAATCAAACTTCTTTATTTAGCTTCTGACGCAGGTGTCAAAATTAGTCTCATAATAAGAGGTATCTGTTGCTTATATCCACAAAGAAAAAATTTAAGTGAAAATATTAAAGTAATAAGTATTATTGGACATTTTCTTGAACACTCTAGAATTTTTTGGTTTTGTA encodes:
- a CDS encoding MFS transporter, with product MKESLLKPNKKFTLLSAFVTLLNDRLSESILLPILPSFVLLFDSKASTYGLLSCTYQLAQFTASPFIGVMSDRYGRRPVTLFCITGSIIGISILSFTVLFNWSNSIASIPLLLLFLARLIDGLSGGTAATATTILADISSPEKRAKTFGLIGVAFGLSFFLGNIFVVIFAKNTNNDFIIPVLIASIIPIINFLLVFFYLPETKPNSASNKLKTILKNPLRQLFTVFKEEKIRKLSLAFFIYFIAFTGLTNILIFFLQESLGWTTKSSSGTLVVVGIIAIIVQGGLIGPLVKQFGEMRLTLIGSGFILVACSLLITAPQENAIINIYSAVSFLAVGAGLITPTLRALISKKLDDDKQGSILSNLQGLQSLGGVLGIAMAGRVYDSFGPKSPFIAGSIILIFMIYLIAEGKNNNSFNDQKTKVF
- a CDS encoding anthranilate synthase component I family protein is translated as MKIKKIILENWIDPALITHHLTKKFGEKGLAWLDSDAKENGAWSIIGIKPKKIIESRDINNLDKTNNPFNNLKNIEKGFWIGWLSYEAGVYIEPKNPWRQSDMATLWIASYDPIIKCNLIKKEIIIEGTNSYELMNYKNIINNIKTIEEENIFKANLNFDFSKINLDVMADKFQKDILELKNLISLGDLFQANLTTKCEIESSKNYSPLDIYLKIRRKLRAPFGGIIVNNNRNYKEAVLSTSPERFIKIDNKNFVESRPIKGTRSRDKDLNQDAFNAIDLITNEKDRAENIMIVDLIRNDLSKVCETGSIMVPEILKLESFLKVHHLTSVIRGKLKKDKNWIDLLKACWPGGSITGAPKLRSCQRLFELEESERGPYCGSFLKLDWNGEFDSNILIRSFLIKDKKINIYAGCGIVIDSNPEEETNELKWKLLPLIDSLK
- the cobA gene encoding uroporphyrinogen-III C-methyltransferase, producing the protein MPGIVYLVGAGPGDPELLTLKALRLIKKCDALVHDALIPDEITKEARKNTEIFHVGKRAGKCSVPQAETNALILKLAKEGKNVVRLKGGDPFVFSRGGEEVSFLEKNGVSVEIVPGITSGIAAPTYFGIPLTHRDAASSVTFVTGHENVDKEKKSVNWRDLAKSSDSLVIFMGIKNIEFIVEELILGGLSRHTKCAVIQEATLKNQKCFIEKLEHLAITIKDKEFLSPSIIIIGKIVEFKVNNNITKVSDVYLSDINKVQLYNKSQK
- the queC gene encoding 7-cyano-7-deazaguanine synthase QueC, whose protein sequence is MTLKNKSIVVLLSGGLDSSTVTGIAKKSEAKIFGLSFDYGQRHKKELYSASIIAKHFDIEEFNIIKLDLSLWGGSSLTDTQKHIPIEGVQTNKIPNTYVPGRNTIFISVALSYAEAIDADFIGLGVNALDYSGYPDCRPDYIKKFQELADLANKRGRENNPIKLWTPLLDLNKEEIIKLAFDNHVPLDKTWSCYSGNSKPCGKCDSCRIRNAAFEKWLNNNNKK
- a CDS encoding aminotransferase class IV, with the translated sequence MIETLGWYKDQWLDLDRIFITANNRGLKFADGIFETILIKENKPVLFDEHLKRLEKSSKILNINLKINKLTLQQLINDGIRKLSLQNDQFASVRINYSRGANKDRTLRITSTVETKDLDNLWLEFFRIKPNFSPISVFISQIEKRNEFSLISKCKTFSYTQAIQILREANEKSFDDSILLNTSGELCCGSTFNLLIKRNNQWITPRKESGCLEGIMVAKALKLKLVKEELIFPEFQDDDIIVAINSLSCRQIHQVNDLKLRTKFDPIYFWDLLYN
- the ppk1 gene encoding polyphosphate kinase 1, translating into MQNQADVFINRELSWIEFNKRVLLTGMEKEYKILDKVKFFSIFSNNLDEFFMVRVASLKAQVEAGITKKSIDGLTPKEQLTKINKEVKNLTTLQENYVNNELNNELKKQGITLKKYKDLSENQKNWCNNFFTSSIFPLLTPLVVDPSHPFPFISNLSLNLAALIKDEENSKNQFVRIKIPTKNINRFIQIPNTLFQSSDENSHFFISVEDLIGNNINTLFNGMVCINYSFFRVTRDADLELKELEADDLLLAVEQSLQKRRLGGDVVRLEVESDMPENILKLLIESISIQEEYIYFSKSLLGLDDLNQLTKISRDDLKENLLIGKTHPQLKNLDSPSNKNLNSIFKILRKNNILLHHPYDLFKTSVEEFINRAADDPCVMGIKITLYRVSKDSPIIAALMRAAENGKEVMTLVELKARFDEDNNIQWAKQLEQAGIHVVYGIIGFKTHTKIALIVRKEKRRLRNYFHIGTGNYNSNTSRFYTDLGLLSTDPDIASDLLELFNYLSGFSKQKIYQKLLVSPSSMREKFIFLIKREIKNAEEGQKAEIIAKMNSLVDPEIIKLLYLASDAGVKISLIIRGICCLYPQRKNLSENIKVISIIGHFLEHSRIFWFCNNDDPEVFIGSADWMKRNLDRRIEAIAPIEDSELKSQLNALLQTYIKDDYFSWIMKEDGSYAKYSLDSADNRSQIDLIEK